In the Clostridium beijerinckii genome, one interval contains:
- a CDS encoding APC family permease — MNKKLNTISISGLMIGPILGSGIVLLPPIAIHMIGDKAIIAWIITMLMGIIFAYIFTKMSILTLSNEGVNVVIGEKLGQNFRELSSNYLTAAVCFGTVAVLYTASGFICNMFQGANNYRTLVIFILLFLNIAVLLMGITAMGKVTLVLSSLTGLILIIGSVFNLLKQDNVTFPSGMPPITTLGSTLLLLFWAIIGWEVIGSYVEEVMNPEKTLMRAMKISLSAVIFIYLLTTFALQNSLGNQIITKETDINVSLILIPLFGNLSYIVMGIVAAGLCYATLIMILGAVTRQMAARAENGMLPAFLRKKESERSPKRALLVLTIFHCILIVLIHYNYITVEWTVGIANTFFICNALLGLIASLKCIDGIILKISIILLIIILVILLAFSSLLGWTLLVVVSLMSMYKSMPQFQQKLKKRFLKES; from the coding sequence ATGAATAAAAAACTAAATACTATTTCTATAAGTGGACTGATGATAGGTCCAATTTTAGGTTCAGGTATTGTACTTTTACCACCTATTGCGATTCATATGATTGGAGACAAAGCGATTATTGCTTGGATAATAACTATGCTTATGGGTATTATATTTGCTTACATATTTACAAAAATGAGCATATTAACTTTGAGTAATGAAGGGGTGAATGTGGTAATTGGTGAGAAGCTTGGACAAAATTTTAGGGAATTATCTTCGAATTATTTAACAGCAGCTGTCTGCTTTGGAACTGTAGCTGTTTTATATACGGCTTCTGGATTTATTTGTAACATGTTTCAGGGAGCAAATAATTACAGGACTCTTGTAATTTTTATATTATTATTTCTTAATATAGCTGTGCTATTAATGGGAATAACTGCAATGGGAAAGGTTACTTTAGTACTATCTTCACTTACTGGACTTATTCTTATTATAGGCAGTGTTTTTAATCTTTTAAAGCAAGATAATGTAACTTTTCCAAGTGGTATGCCACCAATTACAACTCTTGGATCTACGCTTCTGCTATTATTTTGGGCAATTATAGGGTGGGAAGTAATTGGAAGTTATGTTGAAGAGGTCATGAATCCAGAGAAAACGCTTATGCGTGCTATGAAAATAAGTTTATCAGCTGTTATTTTTATATATTTATTGACTACTTTTGCTTTGCAGAACAGTTTAGGAAATCAAATTATTACAAAAGAAACAGACATTAATGTGAGTTTGATTCTTATTCCTTTATTCGGTAACTTATCTTATATTGTTATGGGAATTGTAGCGGCTGGATTGTGTTATGCCACATTGATCATGATATTAGGTGCTGTTACAAGACAAATGGCTGCAAGAGCAGAAAATGGCATGCTTCCTGCTTTTTTAAGAAAGAAAGAATCAGAGAGATCGCCTAAAAGAGCTTTATTAGTATTAACTATATTTCATTGCATACTTATTGTCCTTATTCACTACAATTATATTACTGTAGAATGGACAGTAGGAATTGCAAATACATTTTTTATATGTAATGCACTTCTTGGACTTATTGCTAGTCTCAAATGTATAGATGGTATCATCTTAAAAATATCAATAATATTGTTGATTATAATATTAGTTATATTACTAGCATTTTCATCACTATTAGGATGGACACTGTTGGTTGTAGTGAGTCTAATGAGCATGTATAAGAGCATGCCACAATTTCAGCAAAAATTAAAAAAAAGATTTTTAAAAGAAAGCTAA
- a CDS encoding methyl-accepting chemotaxis protein translates to MIKNLSIKTKLLIGFMSMVILIGITGFFGKFGLLNTESSMEQIYSDNLKSIDEIHSVKENFLIEIKIVNDLVLEQDNSKVQTALQQLDKIKTKNSAVVEAFGNSSMSTDEKKEFDDLNSILGDKFATEKDNLFELLKNGNYSEAKIKLSEINQTTEIISKHLDNLVEINQKQADEAYSSAKENYRTTTHIMHAILIVGIILALIIGTGLSIYISMMIKKGLLFAEALGNGDLTYSIESKNNDELGLLIRALNNAKEKIKSVIENIVIQAQGVTASSEELSATLEELSSNFESIDKNTSGIVENIQGINSITEELASTMEEVNSGITQLASNSTESSHQSIEIKERATEVKETGINSMKATDELYEEKQNNILNAIEQGKVVSEIGIIAQSIASIAEQTNLLALNANIEAARAGEQGKGFAVVANEVRILAEQSADYVKNIQNVVSNVQAAFNNLSGNSKEVLHFVNENVKKDYDLLIETGNKYENDAAYISDLSQNIASMSQELNASTEEISEVVQTIAENMKDTKNSSEEIKVGIDETNKAIEQVARVAQDQAETAEKLTELVLNFKI, encoded by the coding sequence ATGATAAAGAATTTATCAATAAAAACAAAATTGTTAATTGGCTTTATGAGTATGGTTATACTAATTGGAATAACTGGTTTCTTCGGAAAGTTTGGTCTATTAAATACTGAGAGTAGTATGGAACAAATATATTCTGATAATTTAAAAAGTATTGATGAAATACATTCGGTTAAAGAGAATTTTTTAATTGAAATTAAAATTGTTAATGATCTAGTTCTAGAACAGGATAATTCCAAGGTGCAAACAGCGCTACAACAACTTGATAAAATCAAAACTAAAAATTCAGCTGTAGTTGAAGCTTTTGGTAATAGTAGTATGTCGACTGATGAGAAGAAAGAGTTTGATGATCTTAATTCTATTTTAGGAGATAAGTTTGCAACTGAAAAAGACAATCTTTTTGAGTTACTCAAAAATGGGAATTATTCAGAAGCAAAAATTAAATTATCTGAAATTAACCAAACCACAGAAATTATATCAAAACATCTTGATAACTTGGTTGAAATAAACCAAAAACAAGCAGATGAAGCTTATAGCAGTGCAAAAGAAAACTATCGTACAACAACTCATATAATGCATGCAATTCTAATAGTAGGGATTATTTTGGCGCTTATTATAGGGACAGGATTATCAATATATATATCGATGATGATTAAAAAGGGTTTATTATTTGCTGAAGCTTTAGGAAACGGAGATTTAACATATTCAATAGAAAGTAAAAACAATGATGAATTAGGATTATTAATTAGGGCATTAAATAATGCAAAAGAAAAAATTAAATCAGTGATTGAAAATATTGTGATTCAGGCTCAAGGTGTAACAGCATCTAGTGAAGAATTATCTGCTACGTTAGAAGAATTATCAAGCAATTTTGAAAGCATAGATAAGAACACATCTGGAATAGTAGAAAATATACAAGGCATAAATTCAATTACAGAAGAGTTGGCTTCAACAATGGAAGAAGTTAATTCTGGAATAACTCAGCTGGCTTCGAATTCAACTGAAAGTAGTCATCAGTCTATCGAAATTAAAGAAAGAGCTACTGAAGTAAAGGAAACTGGAATTAACTCTATGAAAGCTACAGATGAATTGTATGAAGAAAAGCAAAATAATATACTTAATGCAATAGAGCAAGGAAAAGTAGTTAGTGAAATAGGTATAATTGCACAATCAATAGCATCAATAGCAGAACAGACAAATTTATTAGCCTTGAATGCAAATATTGAAGCTGCAAGGGCTGGAGAACAAGGAAAAGGATTTGCAGTGGTTGCAAATGAAGTAAGGATACTTGCTGAGCAATCAGCAGATTATGTTAAGAATATTCAAAATGTAGTTTCAAATGTCCAGGCTGCCTTTAATAATCTATCAGGTAATTCAAAGGAGGTACTACATTTTGTTAATGAGAATGTTAAAAAAGATTATGATTTATTGATTGAGACAGGAAATAAATATGAAAATGATGCTGCATATATTAGTGATTTATCACAAAATATTGCATCAATGTCACAGGAGTTAAATGCATCTACAGAAGAGATTTCTGAAGTTGTACAAACTATTGCTGAAAATATGAAAGATACTAAAAACAGTTCGGAGGAAATTAAAGTAGGTATAGATGAAACTAATAAAGCAATAGAACAGGTTGCTAGAGTAGCTCAAGATCAAGCAGAAACAGCAGAAAAATTAACTGAATTAGTTTTAAATTTCAAAATATAA
- the deoC gene encoding deoxyribose-phosphate aldolase, with protein MNIAKYMDHTILKPEAAEEDVKRLCREAKEYSFASVCVNGCYAKLVSTELVGSEVKTCVVVGFPLGAMTKEAKAFETSQAIENGASEIDMVINVGALKDKNYSLLKDDIEAVVNAAKGKALVKVIIETCLLTDEEKVKACEIAKEAKADFVKTSTGFSTGGATKEDIALMRKTVGPDLGVKASGGVRDFKAAMDMINVGASRIGSSNSIAIVNESK; from the coding sequence ATGAATATTGCTAAATATATGGATCATACGATATTAAAACCAGAGGCGGCAGAAGAAGATGTAAAAAGGCTTTGCAGAGAAGCAAAAGAGTATAGCTTTGCATCTGTTTGTGTAAATGGATGTTATGCAAAATTAGTAAGTACTGAACTTGTAGGAAGTGAAGTAAAAACTTGTGTTGTAGTAGGATTTCCACTTGGAGCTATGACAAAGGAAGCCAAAGCATTTGAAACATCTCAAGCTATTGAAAATGGTGCGAGTGAAATAGATATGGTTATAAATGTTGGAGCATTAAAAGATAAAAATTATAGTTTACTTAAAGATGATATAGAAGCAGTTGTAAATGCAGCTAAAGGAAAAGCATTAGTTAAAGTTATTATTGAAACATGTTTATTAACTGATGAAGAAAAAGTTAAGGCTTGTGAAATAGCTAAAGAAGCTAAAGCTGATTTTGTTAAAACATCAACAGGATTTTCTACTGGTGGAGCAACTAAGGAAGATATTGCTTTAATGAGAAAGACTGTTGGACCAGATTTAGGCGTAAAGGCATCAGGTGGAGTTAGAGACTTCAAAGCTGCTATGGATATGATAAATGTAGGAGCAAGTAGAATAGGATCAAGCAACAGTATTGCAATTGTTAATGAGAGTAAATAA
- a CDS encoding ABC transporter permease has protein sequence MLNSIALLIGITLMYSAPLIFGALGGVVSERSGVVNIGIEGMMTIGAFTGAAVGYYSGNAWLGFLAAGIAGGIMALLHAVASITFNADQTISGIAINLLGAGFSLFTCRLLFEGATMTKPVATKLPKVFGVDITVFIALIITVVIWFILYKTKWGLRIRAVGEHPAAADTLGISVTATRYVCVMISGILAGFGGASMTLAIIAQFTPTAISGQGFIALAAVIFGKWTPHGAYGACLLFGFAQALTVVLGGGTFAIPSQILAMLPYILTIVVLILFVGKSVAPKADGVPYEKGTR, from the coding sequence ATGTTAAATAGTATTGCACTATTAATAGGTATTACACTAATGTATTCAGCACCGTTAATATTTGGAGCATTAGGTGGAGTTGTTTCTGAGCGTTCTGGAGTTGTAAATATCGGAATTGAAGGTATGATGACTATAGGTGCATTTACTGGTGCGGCGGTAGGATATTATTCTGGAAATGCATGGCTTGGATTTTTAGCTGCAGGAATTGCAGGTGGAATAATGGCTTTATTACATGCAGTTGCATCTATAACATTCAATGCTGATCAGACAATATCAGGTATTGCTATAAATTTATTAGGTGCAGGTTTCTCGTTATTTACATGTAGGTTATTATTTGAAGGAGCTACTATGACTAAACCAGTAGCTACTAAATTACCTAAAGTATTTGGAGTAGATATTACAGTTTTTATAGCACTTATAATTACAGTAGTAATTTGGTTTATTTTATATAAAACTAAATGGGGATTACGTATTCGTGCAGTAGGAGAGCATCCAGCAGCTGCAGATACTCTTGGAATAAGTGTAACTGCAACTCGTTACGTGTGTGTTATGATTTCTGGAATACTTGCAGGGTTTGGCGGAGCATCTATGACGCTTGCAATAATAGCACAATTCACTCCAACAGCAATTAGCGGTCAAGGCTTTATTGCACTAGCAGCAGTTATTTTTGGTAAATGGACTCCGCATGGTGCATACGGAGCTTGCTTATTATTTGGATTTGCTCAAGCATTAACAGTAGTATTAGGTGGTGGAACCTTTGCTATTCCTTCGCAAATACTTGCAATGCTACCATACATTCTAACAATTGTAGTATTGATTCTTTTTGTTGGAAAATCAGTTGCACCAAAAGCTGATGGAGTTCCATACGAAAAAGGTACTCGTTAA
- a CDS encoding ABC transporter permease: MKIVVKILKKPVTSTFIAIFCGFIVASIVLGVAGYNPIDAFSALFGGIFSKPKYISNTIIKATPIILTGLSVAFAFKTGLFNIGAEGQYIVGTIASTIVGIKLNLPAVLEIPLVILAGVAAGAVFGGIVGILKAKFGIHEVITSIMLNWIALYLSNFVVSTDVFHQPDSTSTYMINESGFTTILGNWKTSDAGMEFLSHHKWLSEVLLKTDVNIGIIVAIIMAVVISVLLYKSAKGYELRAVGLNKDAAEFAGINVNRNIVQSMVIAGALSGLAGALAITGTAPHKLSTMAAFENNGFNGLSVALIAGSSPIGCIFGGLLYGGLLYGGQSVQSAIGAPSEIINIMIGTIVFFVALTKIVPALADRLLKRGEKNVK, translated from the coding sequence GTGAAGATAGTAGTAAAAATTCTTAAAAAACCAGTTACTTCAACATTCATTGCAATATTCTGTGGATTTATTGTTGCATCAATAGTACTAGGTGTTGCTGGTTATAATCCTATAGATGCTTTTAGTGCACTTTTTGGAGGGATTTTTTCAAAACCTAAATATATATCTAATACAATTATTAAGGCTACGCCTATTATTTTAACTGGTTTAAGTGTTGCATTTGCTTTTAAAACAGGATTATTTAATATTGGAGCGGAAGGTCAATATATAGTAGGTACAATTGCATCAACAATAGTTGGAATCAAATTAAATTTGCCAGCAGTATTAGAAATTCCTTTAGTAATTTTAGCTGGTGTAGCTGCTGGAGCAGTGTTTGGTGGTATTGTGGGAATTCTTAAGGCGAAATTCGGAATACATGAAGTTATAACCAGCATAATGCTGAATTGGATTGCATTATATTTATCTAATTTCGTTGTATCAACAGATGTATTTCATCAACCAGATTCAACAAGTACTTATATGATTAATGAATCTGGATTTACTACTATACTTGGCAATTGGAAGACATCTGATGCTGGAATGGAATTCCTTTCTCATCACAAATGGTTATCAGAAGTTTTGTTAAAAACAGATGTTAATATTGGAATTATTGTTGCTATTATAATGGCTGTAGTTATATCAGTTTTATTATATAAATCAGCAAAGGGTTATGAATTACGTGCAGTTGGATTAAATAAAGATGCAGCAGAATTTGCTGGAATAAATGTTAATCGTAATATAGTTCAATCAATGGTAATTGCAGGTGCATTATCAGGTCTTGCTGGAGCATTAGCTATCACAGGCACAGCACCTCATAAGCTATCAACTATGGCTGCTTTTGAAAATAACGGATTTAATGGATTATCAGTTGCATTAATTGCAGGAAGTTCACCTATTGGATGTATATTTGGAGGATTGTTATATGGTGGATTACTATATGGAGGTCAATCTGTACAATCTGCTATAGGTGCACCATCAGAAATAATAAATATAATGATAGGTACTATTGTATTTTTCGTAGCATTAACTAAGATTGTACCTGCTTTAGCTGACAGACTTTTAAAGAGAGGTGAAAAGAATGTTAAATAG
- a CDS encoding ABC transporter ATP-binding protein, translated as MEISKQYAVQMRGITKTFGSFCALDNINLDIKKGTIHALLGENGAGKSTLMNILYGLYQADQGEIYLNGEKINIKNPNIAIENGIGMVHQHFMLVENFTVTQNIVLGSEITKKCGILDMKKAREEILNIVKKYGLDVDPDAKIEDISVGMQQRIEILKALYRGADLLILDEPTAVLTPQEIQDLIGIMHNLIADGKTIIIITHKLKEIKESSDVCTIIRRGKYIDTVNVKEVTREDLATMMVGHAVKLIVDKETAKPDEVVFEIDNLTVKDERKLDAVKDLSLKVRKGEIVGIAGIDGNGQKELIEAITCLAKSEKGTIKINGVEIQNTTVENVIKNKVSTIHEDRQKRGLVLDFSVAENMVIEKYKSEPYCKNGLLVKDKIMAHTKELINQYDIRPDNCESSPIRGLSGGNQQKVIIAREVYNDPDLLIAVQPTRGLDVGAIEYVHKTLIRERDKGKAVLLISLELDEVMNVSDTIAVISEGTIVGAFKQGEVDENTIGLLMAGGKHSEDSSKNS; from the coding sequence ATGGAAATTAGCAAACAATATGCAGTACAAATGCGTGGGATTACAAAAACGTTTGGCTCGTTCTGTGCTTTAGATAATATCAACCTTGATATTAAAAAAGGTACAATTCATGCACTACTAGGAGAAAATGGTGCAGGCAAAAGTACCCTTATGAATATCCTTTATGGATTGTATCAAGCTGATCAAGGTGAAATATATCTTAATGGTGAAAAGATAAATATTAAAAACCCTAATATAGCGATTGAAAATGGAATAGGAATGGTTCATCAACACTTTATGTTAGTTGAAAATTTTACAGTAACACAAAATATAGTGTTAGGTAGTGAAATTACAAAAAAATGTGGAATACTAGATATGAAAAAAGCCCGAGAAGAAATATTAAACATTGTTAAAAAGTATGGATTAGATGTAGATCCAGACGCAAAAATTGAAGATATTTCAGTAGGTATGCAACAGCGTATTGAAATATTAAAAGCTTTATATCGTGGAGCTGATTTATTAATATTGGACGAGCCGACAGCGGTTCTTACTCCACAAGAAATTCAAGATTTAATAGGCATCATGCATAACCTTATTGCTGATGGAAAAACAATAATTATAATTACACACAAATTAAAAGAAATAAAGGAGTCTTCTGATGTTTGTACAATAATACGTAGAGGAAAATATATAGATACAGTAAATGTTAAGGAAGTAACAAGAGAAGATCTTGCAACAATGATGGTTGGTCATGCAGTCAAGTTAATCGTTGACAAAGAAACTGCAAAACCAGATGAGGTTGTTTTTGAAATAGATAATTTAACTGTAAAAGATGAAAGAAAGTTAGATGCAGTTAAAGATTTATCACTTAAAGTACGTAAAGGTGAAATCGTTGGTATTGCAGGAATTGACGGCAATGGACAAAAAGAATTAATTGAAGCTATAACTTGTCTTGCTAAATCCGAAAAAGGTACCATTAAAATAAATGGAGTAGAGATACAAAATACTACAGTGGAAAACGTTATCAAAAATAAAGTTTCAACAATACATGAAGACAGGCAAAAACGTGGGCTTGTACTAGACTTTAGTGTTGCTGAAAATATGGTAATAGAAAAATATAAAAGTGAACCATATTGTAAGAATGGATTATTGGTTAAAGATAAAATTATGGCTCATACTAAGGAGCTTATAAATCAGTATGATATAAGGCCTGATAACTGTGAATCATCACCTATCAGAGGGCTATCAGGAGGAAATCAGCAAAAAGTTATAATTGCAAGAGAAGTATATAATGATCCGGACTTATTAATTGCAGTGCAGCCAACTCGTGGACTTGATGTAGGAGCAATTGAATATGTTCATAAAACATTAATAAGAGAAAGAGATAAAGGAAAAGCTGTTCTTTTAATTTCATTAGAACTTGATGAAGTTATGAATGTTTCAGATACTATAGCTGTAATTTCGGAAGGAACTATTGTAGGTGCTTTTAAACAAGGTGAAGTTGATGAAAATACAATAGGCTTGCTAATGGCGGGAGGTAAACATAGTGAAGATAGTAGTAAAAATTCTTAA
- a CDS encoding BMP family ABC transporter substrate-binding protein: MKKVIALLMTTMIMGTMAGCGSSGNKTTDKGTTGDNKEFKVAMVTDTGGVNDQSFNQSSWEGLQNFEKNNAGGKVSYLESKQESDYATNLDKAVDAGNKVVWGIGFAMSDAITKAAKANPDVSYAIVDNSYGDDTPANVTGVMFNAQEPSFMVGYAAAKTTKTGKVGFVGGIKSGIIDQFQYGYQAGVQYASKELGKDITVDVQYAESFSDASKGKAIANKMFSSGCDIVFHAAGGVGVGVIEAAKEANKFAIGVDRDQAYLAPDNVLTSALKLASVAVENVSKEAMTGNKIGGKTYTYGLKENAVGIPTENKNMDPAVYKATMEVQDKIKAGTIVPPYNEQTYNDFLKK; the protein is encoded by the coding sequence ATGAAAAAAGTAATTGCATTATTAATGACAACAATGATTATGGGAACTATGGCTGGTTGCGGATCAAGTGGAAACAAGACAACTGATAAAGGAACTACAGGTGATAATAAGGAATTTAAAGTTGCAATGGTAACTGATACAGGTGGTGTAAATGACCAATCTTTCAATCAATCTTCATGGGAAGGATTGCAAAATTTTGAAAAGAATAATGCTGGAGGTAAAGTAAGCTATCTTGAATCCAAGCAAGAATCAGATTATGCTACAAATCTAGATAAAGCTGTTGATGCTGGTAATAAAGTAGTTTGGGGTATTGGTTTTGCAATGTCAGATGCAATAACAAAGGCAGCAAAAGCAAATCCAGATGTTAGTTATGCTATAGTTGATAATTCATATGGAGATGATACTCCAGCTAATGTTACAGGAGTTATGTTTAATGCACAAGAACCTTCATTTATGGTAGGCTATGCAGCTGCTAAAACAACAAAAACAGGTAAAGTTGGATTTGTTGGAGGAATAAAAAGTGGAATTATAGATCAATTCCAATATGGATACCAAGCTGGTGTTCAATATGCATCAAAAGAATTAGGTAAAGATATTACTGTAGATGTTCAATATGCTGAAAGTTTCTCTGATGCATCAAAAGGTAAAGCAATTGCAAACAAGATGTTCTCATCAGGATGCGATATCGTATTCCATGCAGCAGGTGGAGTTGGTGTAGGTGTAATTGAAGCAGCTAAAGAAGCAAATAAATTTGCAATAGGTGTTGACCGTGATCAAGCATATTTAGCTCCTGATAATGTATTAACATCAGCATTAAAACTTGCAAGTGTTGCAGTTGAAAATGTTTCTAAAGAAGCTATGACTGGAAATAAAATTGGTGGTAAAACTTATACTTATGGATTAAAAGAAAATGCTGTAGGAATTCCGACTGAAAACAAAAATATGGATCCAGCAGTATATAAAGCAACTATGGAAGTTCAAGACAAGATTAAAGCTGGTACAATAGTTCCACCTTACAATGAACAAACTTACAATGACTTTTTAAAAAAATAA
- the deoD gene encoding purine-nucleoside phosphorylase, with translation MTNVPTPHNGAKLGEIAKTVLMPGDPLRAKFIAENFLEDVTQFNTVRNMLGYTGTYKGKRVSVMGGGMGMPSIGIYSYELFNFYGVDNIIRIGTAGSISEKLHLRDVVIGLGASTNSNYAHQYSLPGTFAPIASFDLVSSAVEAAKENNINVVVGNILSSDTFYSADKTATEKWKSMGVLAIEMEAAALYMNAAEAGKNALCLLTISDSVLTGESLSAEDRQLSFTEMMKIALEIAK, from the coding sequence ATGACAAATGTACCAACTCCCCATAATGGGGCAAAGCTAGGAGAAATAGCAAAAACAGTATTAATGCCAGGAGACCCTTTAAGAGCTAAATTTATTGCAGAAAATTTTCTTGAAGATGTTACTCAATTTAATACAGTAAGAAATATGCTTGGATATACTGGAACTTATAAAGGAAAACGTGTCTCAGTTATGGGAGGCGGCATGGGAATGCCATCTATAGGTATTTATAGCTATGAATTATTTAATTTCTATGGTGTAGATAATATTATTAGAATTGGAACAGCAGGAAGTATATCTGAGAAATTGCACTTACGTGATGTTGTAATCGGTTTAGGTGCATCTACTAATTCTAATTACGCACACCAATATAGTCTGCCAGGAACTTTTGCTCCTATTGCAAGTTTTGATTTAGTTAGCAGTGCAGTTGAAGCAGCAAAAGAAAACAATATAAATGTTGTTGTAGGAAATATACTATCTTCTGATACTTTTTATAGTGCTGATAAAACAGCAACAGAAAAGTGGAAGAGTATGGGAGTCCTAGCAATAGAAATGGAAGCAGCTGCACTTTATATGAATGCTGCAGAAGCAGGAAAGAATGCGTTATGTTTACTTACAATTTCAGACTCAGTATTAACAGGAGAATCACTTTCAGCAGAAGATAGACAATTAAGTTTTACAGAAATGATGAAAATTGCTCTTGAAATAGCAAAATAA
- a CDS encoding YczE/YyaS/YitT family protein, translated as MMSTVNTLKEKSLKVLLINILIALVGVSLVGFGIAFNSAAMLGNDAVAILYDGVRSASGLPQSELGMTTNVVNYAIIILSLLINRKYINIGTFIYTIPMGTFVGIGSKFYEYMNLPNVLEWRILSSVCGSLMLFTGLGIFIAINIGLDPFTSLAMILKDKMKSQYRTAKIICDVTSLIIGFILGGKAGAVTVIAALIGGPCIQFASELFKKSVLMKIKIGEKNILQY; from the coding sequence ATGATGAGTACAGTTAATACGCTAAAGGAAAAATCACTTAAAGTTCTTCTTATAAATATTTTAATAGCGTTAGTTGGAGTTTCCCTTGTTGGATTTGGAATTGCATTTAATTCAGCTGCAATGCTTGGAAATGATGCAGTTGCAATTCTATATGATGGAGTTCGCAGTGCAAGTGGTCTTCCACAAAGCGAACTTGGAATGACAACAAATGTGGTAAATTACGCAATAATAATATTATCGTTATTAATTAACAGAAAGTATATAAATATAGGAACATTTATATATACTATTCCAATGGGAACCTTCGTTGGGATAGGTTCAAAGTTTTATGAATATATGAATTTGCCTAATGTTTTAGAGTGGAGAATATTAAGTTCTGTATGTGGATCCTTAATGCTGTTTACAGGATTAGGAATCTTTATAGCAATAAATATTGGATTAGATCCTTTTACAAGTTTAGCTATGATATTAAAAGACAAAATGAAATCTCAATATAGAACAGCAAAGATAATTTGTGATGTTACATCGCTTATAATTGGTTTTATACTAGGAGGAAAAGCAGGGGCTGTAACGGTTATTGCAGCCCTAATAGGAGGGCCTTGTATACAATTTGCATCAGAGCTATTTAAAAAGTCAGTTCTAATGAAGATTAAAATAGGTGAAAAGAACATTTTACAATATTAA